In Deltaproteobacteria bacterium, one genomic interval encodes:
- a CDS encoding tetratricopeptide repeat protein — MKTTEIFGNENPRPVWRGLSVLALFIILSLCLYAPAIKGPFYLDDADHLQKNPGVLITKPSPSALWKAAWSGPSHNRPLAMLSFAMDHLAYGVNPSGFRVTNIILHALTAFLLFLFLETTFSLRPGSAALAFPAAFFSAILWMCHPLQTQAVSYIVQRMAILAALFSLSSLFFYAKARTCEDTSHAARLFAGSAISMVLAFGSKENAAVLPFLLILYEWFFFRDLSPRFLLYRLHWIILAAMVFLLLAWAYSGFDFSGTMAGAYAIRDFTLEERLFTQARVIVFYLSLFLLPLPGRQNLFHDFPVSSGLFSPISTACSIFFILILAVAAVVLARRLRLFSFFVLFFFATLAIESTAVGLEMVFEHRMYLPSVALTPLMALGLFAVFEKRRTATAAICVAGLLFSSASFARNRLWGDGPVFFADAAKKNPDSARAWSGLAFALMEKRRFSEAINPYTSAIAMDEEFIRERLEKGKALAALGRKEEGMAFFHKALSIRSRHFSNLNGLAGALAATGRSEEALALWARLLKMAPGHYLANLNAGSILLARKEPDRAATHFETILRDKPDDTTALILLGDARLNSGNIAEAADLYRKTARLDPHAQGIWERLAAVGEKAEKPSLALPLSATDPEIAGLTKKLEQSPENPAIYNRLGVLYREKGRADEAVAFLEKALALAPGSPVLLNNLGLAQLERRHYPAAQKAFEEALAQDPKNMAALYNMVCLYSVKSDFRKAALWLDRLLGLGFSDFRALAADRDLANFVKTPQYRQTLEKHGKAKSPDA; from the coding sequence ATGAAGACAACGGAAATATTCGGCAATGAAAACCCAAGGCCGGTATGGCGCGGCCTTTCGGTTTTAGCACTTTTCATCATTCTGTCCCTTTGCCTCTACGCCCCGGCCATAAAGGGGCCGTTTTACCTGGACGACGCCGATCATCTGCAGAAAAACCCGGGGGTTCTGATCACCAAGCCTTCGCCCTCCGCGCTCTGGAAGGCGGCGTGGTCCGGGCCTTCCCATAACCGACCCTTGGCCATGCTGAGCTTTGCCATGGACCACCTGGCCTATGGCGTCAACCCGTCCGGTTTCCGCGTCACCAACATAATCCTCCACGCGCTTACGGCCTTTTTGCTCTTCCTCTTTCTGGAAACCACCTTTTCGCTGCGGCCCGGTTCAGCCGCCCTGGCCTTTCCGGCGGCCTTTTTCTCGGCCATCCTGTGGATGTGCCATCCCCTTCAGACCCAGGCGGTTTCATATATCGTCCAGCGAATGGCCATCCTGGCCGCGCTCTTTTCCCTTTCGAGCCTCTTTTTCTACGCCAAGGCAAGAACCTGCGAAGACACCTCGCATGCGGCGCGGCTCTTCGCAGGTTCGGCAATTTCAATGGTCCTGGCTTTCGGATCCAAGGAAAACGCGGCGGTTCTTCCCTTTTTGCTCATCCTCTATGAATGGTTCTTCTTTCGGGACCTTTCGCCCCGGTTCCTCCTATACAGGCTCCACTGGATCATACTCGCCGCAATGGTGTTTCTCCTTCTTGCATGGGCCTATTCCGGGTTCGATTTTTCGGGAACAATGGCAGGGGCTTACGCGATCCGGGACTTCACACTGGAGGAGAGGCTTTTCACCCAGGCCAGGGTGATCGTGTTCTACCTTTCGCTTTTCCTCCTGCCCCTTCCGGGCCGCCAGAATCTGTTTCATGATTTTCCGGTGTCTTCGGGGCTTTTTTCCCCCATATCCACGGCATGTTCCATTTTTTTCATCCTGATACTGGCTGTGGCCGCAGTGGTTTTGGCAAGGCGCCTGAGGCTTTTCTCATTCTTCGTGCTGTTCTTTTTCGCTACGCTTGCCATAGAGTCAACGGCTGTGGGCCTGGAAATGGTGTTCGAGCACAGGATGTACCTGCCTTCGGTTGCGCTGACCCCCCTGATGGCGCTCGGCCTTTTCGCGGTTTTTGAAAAGAGGAGGACCGCCACTGCCGCGATATGCGTGGCCGGCCTTCTTTTTTCATCCGCCTCCTTTGCCCGGAACCGGCTTTGGGGCGACGGCCCGGTTTTTTTTGCGGACGCCGCGAAAAAAAACCCCGATTCGGCCAGGGCCTGGTCCGGGCTGGCCTTTGCCCTGATGGAAAAACGGCGGTTCTCCGAGGCCATCAACCCTTACACATCGGCCATTGCAATGGATGAGGAATTCATCCGCGAACGGCTGGAAAAAGGGAAGGCCCTGGCGGCCCTGGGGCGCAAGGAAGAGGGGATGGCCTTTTTTCACAAGGCCCTTTCCATCAGGAGCAGGCATTTCAGCAACTTGAACGGCCTTGCCGGGGCCTTGGCCGCGACGGGCCGTTCCGAAGAGGCCCTGGCCCTGTGGGCGAGGCTCCTCAAAATGGCCCCCGGCCATTATCTCGCCAACCTTAACGCGGGGAGCATTCTTCTGGCCCGAAAGGAACCCGACAGGGCGGCCACGCATTTCGAGACAATACTGCGCGACAAGCCGGATGATACCACCGCCCTGATTTTACTGGGTGACGCAAGGCTCAATTCGGGTAATATCGCAGAGGCTGCGGACCTGTATCGGAAAACGGCCCGGCTGGACCCGCACGCCCAGGGGATATGGGAAAGGCTGGCGGCCGTCGGGGAAAAGGCGGAAAAGCCTTCACTGGCGCTGCCCCTTTCGGCCACCGACCCTGAAATCGCCGGGTTGACCAAAAAGCTGGAACAGTCCCCGGAAAACCCCGCCATCTACAACCGGCTTGGGGTGCTCTACCGGGAAAAAGGCCGGGCCGACGAGGCGGTGGCCTTTCTGGAAAAGGCCCTGGCCCTTGCGCCGGGCTCCCCGGTGCTCTTGAACAACTTAGGCCTCGCCCAACTGGAGCGCAGGCACTACCCGGCGGCCCAGAAGGCCTTTGAAGAGGCCCTGGCCCAAGACCCCAAAAACATGGCGGCGCTTTACAACATGGTCTGCCTTTATTCGGTGAAAAGCGACTTCAGGAAGGCCGCCCTGTGGCTCGACAGGCTTTTGGGCCTGGGTTTTTCCGACTTCCGGGCCCTTGCCGCAGACCGCGATCTGGCAAACTTCGTAAAAACCCCCCAATACCGGCAGACACTGGAAAAACACGGCAAGGCGAAATCACCCGACGCATGA
- the hpt gene encoding hypoxanthine phosphoribosyltransferase → MPDLYPVFSESEIARGVRDLARRISEDYAGADLVLVGVLNGAFIFLADLARQITTPHKIDFVRARSYGGSTQSAGSISLTKDLELNIKGKDVLLVEDIIDTGLSIDFLKKRLALLSPRSLKVCAAIDKDERREKAVDVDYRCFRVNRGFLVGYGLDMAEQYRSLPAIYEIKP, encoded by the coding sequence ATGCCGGACCTTTATCCCGTATTCAGCGAAAGCGAAATAGCGCGCGGCGTCCGGGACCTTGCCCGGCGCATTTCGGAAGACTACGCTGGTGCCGACCTGGTTCTTGTGGGAGTCTTAAACGGCGCGTTCATCTTCCTGGCCGATCTTGCCAGACAGATAACCACGCCGCACAAGATCGATTTCGTAAGGGCCAGAAGCTACGGCGGCTCCACCCAATCGGCGGGAAGCATCAGCCTTACCAAGGACCTGGAGCTCAATATAAAGGGAAAGGATGTCCTTTTGGTGGAGGACATCATTGATACCGGCCTTTCCATTGATTTTCTCAAAAAGCGCCTCGCCCTGCTTTCGCCCCGCTCGCTTAAGGTGTGCGCGGCCATTGACAAGGATGAGCGCCGGGAAAAGGCCGTGGACGTGGATTACCGGTGTTTCCGCGTGAACCGGGGGTTTCTGGTGGGTTACGGCCTGGACATGGCCGAACAATACCGCAGCCTGCCTGCGATATACGAAATAAAACCCTAA
- a CDS encoding tetratricopeptide repeat protein produces MARKKPQGEPGGKPRAAIDPKPASKEVATEKYPWLADPLTWALVLFPVIGFLLYSKTLDAPFIFDDASNIVANVKVRIYELSLGALKEAATSEPSSTRFLPNISFALNHYASGLDVRGFHLVNVMIHVITSLVLFVFARLTLRTPALSDTGKAARWVPLATALIFLVHPLATNVASYIVQRMASMAAMFYIMSFTCYIAARLDENRRKSLAFFALSLLFFGCSIASKQNAATLPVLVALYEWFFFRDLSRSWLMKKLPLIGLALALLVVAGLYYTNFDPGRILTLPYEFRDFTLSQRLLTQFRVVVLYASLLVLPLPSRMNLDWDFGKSLGFFSPPSTFIAIILLFGVLVWAFAAAKKHRLYSFCIFWFFGNLLIESSFLPLEMVFEHRTYLPSMLFFLGAAHFILGRVKPISLAATLVALICVLLSIGTIARNKVWADDLALWQDVVKKSPNKARPHFNLCATLTSHGRPDEAIGYCQRGISLDPNSPLGYFNLGLALENPRIKRYDEALASYRKTLEINPNHSLALANMAYIMVRKGRAAFKDNDRKTALANFDQALTLVQSAVEIEPGNPSIWLNAGRSLYMMGNPKASLPYFEKALALDPGFAKAHNNIGIAYSDMGDLKRAARHLEASLALFPEDSVTMFNLGLILEKMGNKDLARKYYRQTVQTPPKAPEQMEAAQAAQQALLRLSAPTS; encoded by the coding sequence ATGGCCCGAAAAAAGCCCCAGGGCGAGCCGGGCGGCAAGCCCCGCGCCGCAATCGATCCCAAGCCCGCTTCAAAGGAAGTTGCGACGGAAAAATACCCCTGGCTCGCCGACCCTCTCACATGGGCGCTGGTCCTGTTTCCGGTCATAGGTTTTCTGCTTTATTCCAAGACCCTGGACGCCCCGTTCATTTTCGACGACGCCAGCAACATTGTGGCCAACGTCAAGGTGCGCATCTACGAGTTAAGCCTTGGGGCTCTCAAGGAAGCCGCCACCTCCGAGCCCTCCTCCACCCGTTTTCTGCCCAACATCTCCTTTGCCCTAAATCATTACGCAAGCGGCCTTGACGTAAGGGGCTTTCACCTGGTCAACGTCATGATCCACGTGATAACGTCCCTGGTGCTTTTCGTTTTCGCAAGGCTTACCCTTCGCACTCCGGCTCTTTCGGACACCGGCAAGGCCGCCCGGTGGGTTCCCCTGGCCACCGCCCTGATTTTTCTCGTCCACCCGCTCGCCACCAACGTGGCATCCTACATAGTTCAGCGCATGGCCTCCATGGCGGCCATGTTTTACATCATGTCGTTCACCTGTTACATTGCGGCCCGCCTGGACGAAAACCGCCGGAAGAGCCTTGCCTTTTTCGCCTTGAGCCTCCTTTTTTTCGGCTGCTCCATAGCCTCAAAGCAAAACGCAGCGACCCTTCCCGTCTTGGTGGCCCTTTACGAGTGGTTCTTTTTCAGGGATTTGAGCAGAAGCTGGTTAATGAAAAAACTGCCGCTCATCGGCCTGGCCCTGGCGCTTCTGGTGGTGGCCGGACTCTATTACACCAATTTCGACCCGGGGCGGATTCTCACCCTGCCTTACGAGTTCCGGGATTTCACCCTGTCCCAGAGGCTTCTCACCCAGTTCCGGGTGGTGGTACTCTACGCCAGCCTGCTGGTTCTGCCCCTGCCTTCCCGCATGAATCTGGACTGGGACTTCGGGAAGTCCCTGGGCTTTTTTTCGCCGCCGTCCACCTTCATCGCAATCATTCTGCTGTTCGGGGTGCTTGTATGGGCCTTTGCCGCCGCAAAAAAACACAGGCTTTACTCGTTCTGCATTTTCTGGTTTTTCGGCAACCTTTTGATAGAATCCAGTTTCCTGCCCCTTGAAATGGTTTTCGAGCACAGGACCTACCTGCCTTCCATGCTGTTTTTCCTTGGTGCGGCGCACTTCATCCTTGGCCGGGTGAAGCCCATAAGCCTTGCCGCAACCCTGGTGGCCTTGATCTGCGTACTGCTTTCCATCGGGACCATCGCCCGAAACAAGGTCTGGGCGGACGATCTTGCCCTGTGGCAGGACGTGGTGAAAAAATCCCCCAACAAGGCCCGTCCCCATTTCAACCTTTGCGCCACCCTCACCTCCCACGGAAGGCCCGATGAGGCCATCGGCTACTGCCAGCGGGGAATAAGCCTCGATCCCAACTCGCCCCTGGGCTACTTCAACCTTGGCCTGGCCCTGGAAAATCCGCGCATAAAGCGCTACGACGAGGCCCTGGCCAGCTATCGGAAAACCCTCGAAATCAATCCCAACCATTCCCTGGCCCTTGCCAACATGGCATATATAATGGTGAGAAAGGGCCGGGCGGCCTTCAAGGACAACGACAGGAAAACGGCCCTGGCCAATTTCGACCAGGCCCTCACCCTGGTGCAAAGCGCGGTGGAAATCGAGCCGGGCAATCCTTCCATATGGCTCAACGCCGGGCGGAGCCTCTATATGATGGGAAACCCCAAGGCATCCCTGCCCTACTTTGAAAAGGCCCTGGCCCTGGACCCCGGCTTCGCCAAGGCCCACAACAACATCGGCATCGCCTATTCGGACATGGGCGACCTTAAACGGGCGGCCAGACATCTTGAGGCCTCCCTCGCCCTGTTCCCGGAAGACTCGGTGACCATGTTCAACCTCGGCCTGATACTGGAAAAAATGGGCAATAAGGACCTGGCGCGAAAATATTACCGACAGACGGTCCAGACCCCGCCCAAGGCCCCGGAGCAGATGGAAGCGGCCCAGGCCGCCCAGCAGGCCCTTCTCCGGCTTTCCGCACCCACTTCCTGA
- a CDS encoding 50S ribosomal protein L28, whose protein sequence is MSRMCELCGKKPEVGNNVSHAHNVSKRRFNPNLQKVRTVKNGQSVRIVVCTKCIKAGFVVKPLEKKKAPAKP, encoded by the coding sequence ATGTCCAGAATGTGCGAACTTTGCGGAAAAAAGCCCGAAGTGGGCAACAATGTCAGCCATGCCCACAACGTGAGCAAGCGCCGCTTCAACCCGAATCTCCAGAAGGTGCGCACCGTGAAAAACGGCCAGTCGGTGCGGATCGTGGTCTGCACCAAGTGCATCAAGGCCGGGTTCGTTGTAAAGCCCCTTGAGAAGAAAAAGGCTCCTGCAAAGCCCTGA
- a CDS encoding zinc-ribbon domain-containing protein yields MIVTCPNCSTGLSLDDSLIKGKQVKVRCANCRHVFPVGPVASRSASRKVADDLDLNLELPDLPDLEEGLDEALASSGGKAPAAEPDLRLDLPDLSDLESGLDDDLAAMTPKAPEPPPPPRPKAPAPPKKAAPPPLEDDSLGELGDLEDDDLATAPPEKPSKPSAMAADDDLGELPDLAGEIEDALGGPPTTSKEDDLGELGALFGEDEGPSGKADDLDLDLPGLEAEAPEDRGGTEELSLDLDLDLDMPGLGMEEEAPSRKRDDVEDEDDVRKALAAIEGSDMGDELSLDLPGAPPLDATMELSLPDLEPEEEASAPPPKGDDMDLGLDDLGDLGDLGDFEEEAPAKGAAPAGDLELSLDDLGDLGDLESGPSDVSGDELSLSLDDEPPLSPGKPSGKPDALEGGIDDLDLGDFGDLGDLEAEEPAAAAATTASSSDDLAIDLDGFELSMDAAEEAAPKPAAKPSSMDLEFDSEETMDMEPGKPGAKPAPPPPPTMEVPHPSFDAQATMAFEESFVSEDRPYQPAMEEIEETFTDEAAEEAPEERAAKPARRPRKPFPWKIVLALILAVAVLAGIAILAAKILYRPAPPPPVAVEDTYGTLHLSIAANEVEARKETNLKAGGDIIVVVGQLTNNYKEARSNLQVTAELFDDTGKVVEGATESVYCGNTPTVKDMRTLTEEEISVRLQKAAGDDNTNAVIPPGGKIGFTIVFFEPPKNVAEVSVEPLKSLPAPIKS; encoded by the coding sequence ATGATCGTCACCTGCCCGAACTGCTCCACCGGATTAAGCCTTGACGACAGCCTCATCAAGGGCAAGCAGGTCAAGGTTCGCTGTGCCAATTGCCGGCACGTCTTTCCGGTGGGCCCTGTCGCTTCCCGCTCTGCATCCAGAAAAGTTGCGGACGATCTGGACCTCAATCTGGAGCTTCCGGATCTGCCCGACCTGGAAGAAGGCCTGGATGAAGCCCTGGCGTCCAGCGGCGGCAAGGCTCCCGCAGCCGAGCCCGACCTGCGCCTGGACCTTCCCGACCTTTCAGACCTGGAATCGGGCCTGGACGACGATCTTGCCGCCATGACGCCCAAGGCTCCCGAACCGCCGCCCCCCCCAAGGCCAAAGGCTCCAGCGCCGCCCAAAAAAGCCGCGCCTCCGCCCCTGGAGGACGACAGCCTGGGTGAGCTTGGCGATCTCGAAGACGACGACCTTGCAACCGCGCCTCCCGAAAAGCCCTCAAAGCCCTCCGCAATGGCGGCGGATGATGACCTGGGCGAGCTTCCCGACCTGGCGGGCGAAATAGAGGACGCCCTTGGCGGCCCGCCGACCACGTCCAAGGAAGATGATCTCGGGGAGCTTGGCGCGCTTTTTGGTGAGGATGAGGGCCCGTCGGGCAAGGCCGACGACCTCGACCTCGACCTTCCCGGCCTGGAAGCCGAAGCGCCGGAGGACAGGGGCGGAACCGAAGAGCTTTCCCTGGACCTCGATCTCGATCTTGATATGCCCGGCCTTGGAATGGAGGAAGAGGCCCCGTCGCGCAAAAGGGACGACGTTGAAGACGAGGACGACGTCAGAAAGGCCCTGGCCGCCATTGAAGGCTCAGACATGGGCGACGAGCTTTCCCTCGATCTGCCCGGCGCGCCTCCCCTTGACGCAACCATGGAACTGTCCCTGCCCGACCTGGAACCGGAGGAGGAAGCGTCGGCCCCGCCGCCAAAAGGCGACGACATGGACCTTGGCCTGGACGACCTGGGAGACCTGGGCGATCTGGGCGACTTCGAAGAAGAGGCCCCGGCGAAGGGAGCGGCCCCGGCTGGCGATCTGGAACTCAGCCTGGATGACCTTGGGGACTTGGGCGACCTTGAATCCGGGCCGTCCGATGTTTCCGGCGATGAACTGTCCTTAAGCCTTGACGATGAGCCCCCGCTTTCGCCCGGCAAACCTTCGGGCAAGCCGGACGCTCTGGAGGGGGGGATTGACGATCTCGACCTTGGCGACTTTGGGGACTTGGGCGACCTGGAGGCCGAAGAGCCTGCCGCAGCAGCCGCGACAACCGCAAGCAGCAGCGACGATCTGGCCATTGACCTGGACGGCTTCGAACTTTCCATGGACGCCGCAGAAGAGGCCGCGCCCAAGCCCGCTGCCAAGCCCTCATCCATGGACCTCGAATTCGATTCCGAGGAAACCATGGACATGGAGCCCGGAAAGCCGGGTGCCAAGCCCGCGCCTCCCCCGCCTCCAACAATGGAAGTTCCGCACCCCTCCTTCGACGCCCAGGCCACCATGGCCTTCGAGGAGTCTTTCGTTTCCGAGGACAGGCCTTATCAGCCCGCCATGGAGGAAATCGAGGAGACCTTCACCGACGAAGCAGCAGAGGAAGCCCCGGAAGAACGCGCGGCCAAGCCCGCCCGTCGCCCACGGAAGCCCTTTCCCTGGAAAATCGTGCTGGCCCTCATCCTGGCTGTAGCAGTGCTGGCAGGCATCGCCATACTTGCCGCCAAAATCCTGTACCGGCCCGCGCCGCCGCCCCCTGTGGCGGTTGAGGACACCTACGGAACCCTTCATCTTTCCATCGCGGCAAACGAGGTGGAGGCCAGGAAGGAAACCAACCTCAAGGCCGGCGGCGACATCATCGTGGTTGTGGGGCAGCTCACCAACAACTACAAGGAGGCCCGCAGCAACCTCCAGGTGACCGCCGAGCTTTTCGACGACACCGGCAAGGTGGTTGAAGGGGCGACTGAAAGCGTTTATTGCGGCAACACCCCCACGGTGAAGGACATGCGCACCCTTACCGAGGAGGAGATTTCGGTCCGCCTTCAAAAGGCCGCAGGCGACGACAACACAAACGCCGTCATACCTCCGGGCGGCAAGATCGGCTTCACCATAGTGTTCTTCGAGCCGCCAAAAAACGTGGCGGAAGTATCCGTGGAGCCCTTGAAGAGCTTGCCTGCGCCCATCAAAAGTTAA
- a CDS encoding 4Fe-4S binding protein: protein MPVTQAHRRLAEKFMFKKTFPDAMVGDALLALVAHMYTEEEADVACALSFTPKPAEMIAKKLKRPLAEVKPILDSMAERLLMISVKAAGVTLYMFAMLVPGVYEFQMIRSKNAGEDLTHFKRFAEIFEDLYEEYMTWIKPKTLGKDLRFGRVVAVEQSITRSSGVMPLATDRYSEIVDRNKSFCLVNVCACRREKELIGKGCGRGMDVCSGMGYLADLAIDKGLARRVSKEEFMEAKARATSLGLVHMVDNLTDPMQVCSCCTCCCGALRMLKDYNIPTVIVGSHFEAVTDPDLCNGCSLCAKICPMEAISMIGKGKAKKAQINYAKCIGCGLCVTKCDKTCAMTLRERAGHKPPSRNPVDYYSERTRELMGRDHPFLKGIGLATGSALYNIAPISVTGPKYKTKA from the coding sequence ATGCCCGTCACCCAGGCCCACAGACGCCTTGCCGAAAAGTTCATGTTCAAGAAAACCTTTCCCGACGCCATGGTGGGAGACGCCCTTTTAGCGCTGGTGGCCCACATGTACACCGAAGAAGAGGCGGACGTGGCCTGTGCGCTCTCCTTCACGCCAAAGCCTGCGGAAATGATCGCCAAGAAGCTCAAAAGGCCCCTTGCCGAGGTGAAACCCATACTGGATTCCATGGCCGAGCGTCTGCTGATGATCAGCGTAAAGGCCGCCGGCGTAACCCTTTACATGTTCGCCATGCTGGTGCCCGGGGTTTACGAGTTCCAGATGATACGAAGCAAAAACGCGGGAGAGGACCTCACGCACTTTAAGCGCTTTGCGGAAATTTTCGAGGACCTTTACGAAGAATACATGACCTGGATCAAACCCAAGACCCTTGGAAAGGACCTCCGGTTCGGGCGCGTGGTGGCGGTGGAGCAGTCCATCACCCGGTCTTCCGGGGTGATGCCACTTGCCACGGACAGGTACTCCGAGATAGTTGACAGGAACAAGAGCTTCTGCCTGGTGAACGTCTGCGCCTGCCGCCGTGAAAAGGAACTCATTGGCAAGGGCTGCGGACGTGGCATGGACGTGTGCTCCGGCATGGGCTATCTTGCGGACCTGGCCATAGACAAAGGCCTTGCCCGGAGGGTCTCGAAAGAGGAGTTCATGGAAGCCAAGGCCCGCGCGACCTCCCTTGGCCTCGTTCACATGGTGGACAACCTCACCGACCCCATGCAGGTGTGCTCCTGCTGCACCTGCTGCTGCGGGGCCTTGCGGATGCTCAAGGATTACAACATCCCGACGGTGATCGTCGGGAGCCACTTCGAGGCCGTTACAGACCCGGACCTTTGCAACGGCTGCTCCCTTTGCGCGAAAATCTGCCCCATGGAAGCCATATCCATGATCGGCAAGGGCAAGGCCAAAAAGGCGCAGATCAATTACGCCAAGTGCATCGGCTGCGGCCTGTGCGTAACAAAGTGCGACAAGACCTGTGCAATGACCCTAAGGGAAAGGGCCGGGCACAAGCCGCCCTCAAGGAACCCGGTGGACTACTATTCCGAAAGAACCCGCGAGCTTATGGGCAGGGACCATCCCTTTCTGAAAGGCATCGGGCTCGCAACCGGAAGCGCTCTCTACAACATCGCGCCAATCAGCGTAACCGGGCCGAAATACAAAACAAAGGCATGA